The following DNA comes from Tunturibacter psychrotolerans.
CGAAGATCCGAAACCAGCCAGTCCGAGTTTCTGACCGTTATCGCTATTTACGTCAGGAGCGCATTATCGAGGCCCGCGATACCGCAATGCTGGCGACATAGCAGGCCAAGGAAATGCTGATGCTTCTGAGAGGCGCACTGAAAAAATAAAGCTTGCAGAGCACAACAAAGCCACCAAGCATTGCCAGCCCGACGACGAGCAGGAACAGCGAATGGAAGAGGAGTTCGCCATGAGCCGATGCGAGAAAACCGAAGACCAAGCCGAACAAAATAAGTCCCATGCTGTGGCTGGCATTGAAGCCAATCCAACACCGCCACATCGTTGTTTCATTCGTAATGACGGGGGCGACCTGGCTCATGCTGATTTGCAGTGCCGGGTCACGAGGCGTGAGCAATGGGCCCCGGAAGGTGTAGACGAGGTGGAAGACTCCGAGCGTAAGGCAAATGCCCGCACTAAGAACCATGAGAATCTTTGCGACCAAGATGCTCTCCTCTCATTTGTCGGCCTAACGCCTAGAATTCAAACCGATTTATCCCCAATATTTAGGACCGCTCGCTGTCGCGGACTTCCATGCTGCGGATGAGGCCATCCTGTACCAGGTAGACGTGTTGCACCATCTGATCGACGAGGACTTTGCCGGTGAGATCGCGAACGACCTGATGGACGTGAACGGTGGTACGGTCATCGGGTTCGGGGGTGAAGCCGGTCGGTTCGACGTGAGGGTCGAAGATGGCCCACTGGCGCGTCCAGTAGTCGCGAACCTCTGCGTGACCGCGGGCGCGACAGTTTTCCATGAGGTTTGGCCAATCTACATCGCGATGCATGAGGTTCAGGACGGCGTCGATGTCGCGTGCGTTGAAGTGCTTGTAGGCGGAGGCGAGAAGTTCGCGGTCAGTCTGCATGGACCTCTACTTTTGGATCGGCGAGTGCCGTCTATCAGCCGCGGACGGAGATGCCTGAAAAGGTCAGCACGACGCGACCTCTAACCGGTGCGCCGAAGACGCTGGCAGGCTGGAAGACACTGGTCAGGAGCTGATCAACTACCTGGCTCTGAACCGCCGGGCTTTCGGGGCCGGAGACGATGCGATAGTCGTAGACCTTCCCCGCTGAGTTCACGCTGGCCTCCACGACGATGACGCCGTCATGGTCGGTGAGGATGGCATGCGGATTGACCGAGGAGTAGAGATAGTGGGGCGAGGTCATCGCACCGAGCGGCTCGTCGTTTGCCATGACGGGTTCTGGTGCAGCGAAGAGTCCGAGGAGAACAGCGATGCCGCCGACCAGAGCGACAGTGCCGGCGAAACCTGCAGAAACCTGCAGCAGTAAAGGACGGAACGCGTTCTCCCACTTGAGACTGACCGTGTCGATCCAACTCGATTTGCGCTTGGAATGCTCATGCGAGATAGCGAGCCTGAGCCTCAACCCGAGATCGGCGGGAGCCTTCGCTTGTCCCACGCTTGAGAGCACGCGCTGGGTGGCGCGCAAGGAGGCGAAGTCCTGTCTGCAGTCGGCACAGTCTTCCAGATGCTTCGCGATCTTTTGCATCTGCTTCCCGCTGACATCGCCGTCGAGATACGCGGAGAAAGAAGACTGGCACTTCTGACAACTTAGGGAGGTCATCGTGTCACCATCTGCTGCTTCGATTCCTGAGAGGCCGGAAAAGACTCAGAACTTGCTGCGGGCACGATGCCATCCGCATTCAGGATTGTGCGAAGGGCGGAACGGCCGCGGGTGAGTCGCGATTTCACTGTGCCAAGGTTGACGTTGAGAATCTCGGCGATCTCTTCGTAGGCGAAGCCTTCGATCTCTCGCAGGATAACGACCGTGCGGAAGGCCTCTGGAATTTGCCGGAGGGCGGCTTCAACGCGCTCGCGAACTTCGGCTTGGGCGGCGTGGTCGAAGGGAGAGTCGGAGCGATCGGCAAGGGTTGCGGCGAGGCTCAGGTGATTGTTCTCGGCGTCGGGGTCGGCTTCGAAAGAGGAGTCGATGGTGATCTCCTGTTTCTTGTGGCGCGACCACCAGCGTCTCTGATTCGAGGCCTCGTGGAGAGCGATGCGGTAGAGCCAGGTGCGCAGGCTGGACCCGCCGTGGAAGCCGCGGATGCTGCGGAAGACCTTGATGAAGACTTCCTGCGTGATGTCGGCTGCGTCGGCGGGGTCGTTGAGGCTGCGGGCGATGAGGGAGTAGAGAGGCTGATGATATTGCGCGATGAGGACGGCGAACGCCTCCTCGGATCCGGCTTTGAGGTCGGCGACCAGAGCTACGTCTTCGGTGGTGATGCCTATTGCGCTTGCTAGATTACCCACTATCGTGCCCGCCTGCATATCGGGTGTCCTTTACCTTACGACTTGGCGAATCGCTATGCAACTATGGAGCGCGCGACGCTCACGAAGGTGTTAGAAACTGCGCCGCCGGCGGCCGAGTGCTCGCTCACTCTATTAGACTTAGACACCGGAGCAGGGTAGATAAGTTCCCACTGACGTTGACTAATATCGAGCTGTCGGCCAGAATAGAAAGAGTCCTTCCTAAGAGTGGGCCTGTGGCGCAGCTGGGAGCGCGCTTCCATGGCATGGAAGAGGTCATCGGTTCGATCCCGATCAGGTCCACCAACTATTCCAACAACTTAGACGATTTGGCATTTTTTCAAAAAGTTCCAATAAGAGCTTGCTCTCATTTGACCCTCACTTTGAACAGACCCGCCACCCTAGACTGCGCCTCGCGCTTGGCCGGAGTGACCGCCTATGCATAGACCTCAAGGGTCATCTTCACCGTTGCTTGCCGCAGTAGCTCCTGCACCACTTTGACATCCTCGCCATTGGCCTTGAGCAAGGTGGTAAAGGTGCGCCGGAACGTATGCCAGCCGATGTGCTTCGCGATCTTTACCCTTTCCGCAGCCGGACGAATACTCCGCTTTAGCAGAGAGTCCGGACTGTAGGGCTGCTTCCCCTTCTTCCGCGTACTGGCGAAGACCCAGTCCTTCGACTGGTTGTAAGGAGCGGCGAGCTTCCAGGTCAGCAGTTCCTCCGCGACCCACGGATCGAGCGGAACCGGCTTCCGCGAGATCTCCGCCTTACACCGCCCTACCCTTTGCCGGTAGACCGAACGCGTAACGGATAGCTCCAGATCTTCGAAGTTCACATCCAGCCATTTGAGTCCGATCAACTCGCTGCGGCGCAGCCCGGTGACAGTATCGAGCAGAACCATGGCCCGGTCCGATGCGAAAGCTGGTCGAACAAGGCCACCAGCCACCAACTCATGCACTTCAAGAATGTCCGGAGTCCTCATCCGCTTCCCACTCTGCCGCACCATCGTGATCGGATTCGTGCCCTGAGGCAGGAACTCGCGACGGATGGCGTGATTGAACAAGACGCTCATGATGGAACGGATTTTCGCCTTACTTCCCCTGGCTAGCTTCAGCTGACGCAGCCACTTCTCTACAACAACGGCTCGCACCTCATGCAGCTTCTTCTCTCCCCATTTCGAACTCTGTCATTTCCATGGCCTGCTTTTCGGGCGGCAAATGCTGGACAAACCGATATGGCGCCAACCAACGCAATCTGCCGCACTCGCCACCAGATGCTCATCCGTACTCATCGCATGTCATTAGTGACTTGGCGATTTATCACTCACCGAGACTCAGACCCACTGAAACCTCCGAGTTGCCGAGATAAGTGTCATCTGTCAAGCGGAGGCACGGGTGTCCCGGGCGAGTAGGGATAGCGCGCAAGCCTATAAGTTCAGAATGCACAGCACGCAAGGTATGCCTCTCGGCATTGGTTCCTGCGCTCGGCAGAGCCAGACATCCATTTGCTTCCTCGGGCTCTGAAGAGCCGTGACAGAAGGCGGACGGACCCTCGGCCTGGAATACCTCAAGCGAACCGTTCAGCACATAAAATATCTCTGGATCTGCGTGGCTGTGGAGCGGAATCACGACTCCTGAGGGGACCGTTCCGCGCATCACGCTGATCTGGTCGTTGATTTGCTCGGGCGTGGAGAGAAACTGAAGCAAGACCCCCAGAACAATGAATGTCTGCTCCTCGGCTCCTCTGCTGTACCCGTCTTTGTTTCAGATGTAATGTTCATTAAGAAATCTCCCTATCGGGTTCAAGTGACTGCAAGTCAATGACAACGCAAAAGTGAATGAGCGAAGGGGTTACTGGCCGAACGAGGACCCCATCGGCAAACAGGTTCTGATCCCCTCGCAACGTGTTCCGGCTACCATAATCGGCGTCGTGGCTGATATGAAATATTCCTCCCTGCGTGTGGTGCCCGGCCCAGGCATGTTCGAACCGTACACGCAGGAGGTTTGGCCATCGATGGCGCTGATGCACGTCGTTCTCCGCACGAAAGCCGACCCTGTCAGCGCGATCGGAGCGGCACGTCATATCATTCAAGATCTCGATGCCGGGATACCGCTGGCTGAGGTTTCCACGCTCACTGCCATTACGCAACGCTCCATGGCGACCAATATGTTCTCGATGCTGGTCGTCGGCTTCTTCGGAGCGCTCGCGCTGGTCCTCGCCGCTGTCGGTATCTACGGAATCATCGCGTATTCCGCGAGCCAGCGAACACGGGAGATTGCGATCCGCATCGCGCTAGGAGCCCAGCGAGGTGATGTGTTCGGCATGGTGCTCGGCCAAGGACTCCGCCTCGCTGCTCTGGGCATTTTGTTCGGCGTTCTCAATGCTCTGCTGGTTGGCCGGGTGCTGGCTGAATCGCTCTATGGTGTGAGCGCGTCCGATCCGCTAACACTCGGATGCGTTGCTCTGTTGATCATTGTAGTGGCCCTGGCAGCCAGCTTCCTGCCGGCTCGCCGCGCAGCCGCAACCGCTCCGATGGAGGCTCTGCGGGGCGATTGAGCCGCCAGATCAATTCATGTTGGACTCGACGGGCCTCATGTTCCGCCGTCCTCCCTCAACAAGTGCTAAATCGCCGAGTCACTCATCGAGGAATTCAGACATTGCGGTCCACAGCTGATCCACGCCAGATTGACGACTCGAGAATTGATGTGTTCCGATCGTCCCAGTGAGCCTAAGGCCCGTCCTACCAATAGATGCAATTCTGCCAGAAATCCTTGCGTCCCTTAATTGCACCTCAAATCTGGTGATTGAAGCGCCCCCGGGAGCGGGCAAGACAACGCGTGTCCCGCCAGCGATGCTCGACTTGGTCCACGGCGAAATCATAGTGCTGGAGCCGCGCCGGATCGCTGCGAGAATGGCGGCTCGCAGAGTCGCGTCGGAGATAGGCGAAGCGGTTGGCGAGACGATCGGCTATCAGGTCCGCTTCGAAGAGAAGATGGGACCGCGTACAAGATTGCGATTTGTGACAGAGGGTATCCTGATCCGCCGGCTGCTGACCGACGCAACGCTCAAAGGTATCGACGCCGTGATTCTCGACGAATTTCACGAGCGCCACCAGGAAAGCGATCTCGCGCTGGCGCTCCTGAAACGCCTGCAGCGAACGCGACCTGAACTGCGGCTGATCGTGATGTCCGCGACGCTTGATGCCACGCCTATCGCTCAATATCTCGGAGACTGCCCGACACTTCGTTCTGAAGGACGCCTCTTTCCGTTGTCGGTACGGCATCTTCCCTACTCGCCCGCGCCTCTACACGCACAGGTAAAAGATGCTGTCCAGATGCTGCTGGCGGAGCAGCACTCTGGCAATATTCTCCTGTTCCTGCCCGGTATTGCGGAGATCCGTCGGGCGGCGCGAGAGTGTGAGGCGCTTGCCCGGCAGGCGGGGTTGGTGGTATTGCCGTTGCACGGGGATCTTTCGCCGGCCGAGCAGGACCGCGCCGTGCTGCCCTCCGTCGAAAGAAAGCTGATCCTCGCCACGAACGTCGCCGAGAGCTCCGTCACAGTCGAAGGGGTCAACGCGGTTATCGACAGCGGACTGGCGCGGATGTCGACCTACTCCTCCTGGACTGGACTACCAACGTTGCAGATCAGCCGTATCAGCAAGGCATCTTCTGTCCAGAGGGCTGGACGAGCTGGACGTACCGGACCAGGGCAGGTTCTTCGTCTCTACCCTCAAGAGGACTTTCTGCTACGTCCAGAACACGACCTGCCAGAGATCGAACGCGCCGATCTATCTCAACTGTTGCTCACCCTGCGGGCGATGAAGATCGAACATCCGGATGATCTTGACTGGCTCGACGCTCCACCGGCTGAGGCGGTTCAGGTCTCCGAGTCGTTACTCGACCGCATAGGCGCCACCGGAGAGATGGTGCAACGGCTGGTCCGGTTCCCTCTGCATCCGCGACTGTCTCGAATCGTAGTAGAGGCTCTCGATCGAGGAGTCGGATACGACGGATGCCGAGCTGTTGCCATGCTTAGCATCGGCTTGCGAAGCGATAAGAACGATCTACTGGCGGCACTGGATCAACCACCGGACCATCAACTGCGCGAGCATACCAGCCAGCTAACCCGATTGGCACATGCCCCCAAACAGGCTCGTCATAACGAGAATGAGCTGCTGCTTTCGCTGCTGTCGGGTTTTCCTGATCGAGTCGCTCGCCGTCGAACAGGCAATCAATTATTGTTGTCGACAGGCATCTCGGCCGAACTAATCGGCCATCCACCAGCCTCTGAGTTCCTGCTCGCCATCGAGGCGGAGGATCGCAAGGAAAATTCGCTGCCCCTTATTCGCCTGGTCTCACGTGTCGAACCGGAGTGGCTGCTCGAACTCTTTCCCGATCACATCAATGAGACGTCGAGCCTGGAATGGAATCGCGGCACCGAGCGAGTCGAACGCGTTCGCGCCCTGCTCTACGACAAGCTGGTGCTCGAGGAATCTCGCGGCAATGCGCCCGAATCCGAAGCCGCCGACTTGTTAGCCCGTAAGGTTCTTGAATCGGGCATAGAAAACTTTGTGGACAAGGACGCTCTCGAACAACTCCGTGCTCGCATAGCGTTCGCAGGATTGGACGAGACGAGGGCAGATCAAACGGTACGTGACTTGTGTGTGGGGCTGCACAGTCTCCGTGACTTCCGAGAGGCTGCAAAAAACTTTATCGTCCTGCTTCAACAACAGCCTGACGCGCGTCTTCTGGAGAAGCTGGCTCCGAGCAGTGTTAAGCTTCCCAGCGGACGTTATACCAAGATTCACTACGAGCATGGGCGGCCACCCTGGATAGCGTCGCGCCTGCAGGACTTCTTTGGTATGCACGACACACCGCGTGTCGGACCCCAGTCAACACCACTTGTCATCCATCTGCTGGCTCCGAATCATCGTGCCGTCCAAACGACAACGGATCTCTCAGGATTCTGGCAGCGCCTGTACCCTCAGGTGCGTCGAGAACTGATGCGTCGATATCCCAGGCACGCATGGCCCGAGCAACCCGGTATCTTCAAATAAGGTGAAGCGTGTTTCGCAGTACTTTTTGGAATAGTCTTCGAGAAGATCTCAATGAGTGAATTGGCCTGTAGTCACCAAGAGAGATTCACAGCGCTGCCGATGATGAGACACAGGGCAGATTAGGGTTAGCGGGAAACCTTCTTCTGGAATGAGCCGATTGCTAAAGCACGTCTAGACAAATCATGAAAACCGGCTGGGGCGGAACGTCAATGAGCCGCGGCGGCTTCCTTTTTTCTTATTGCCTTCTCGAAAGTCTCCTGTGCGTCAGAGACGAACTCCCTATAACCCGACCATACATTTGCGCAGATCTGTCGATCCACTCTTCGCTTTTCCCTTGAAGTCAGACACGGACCATACATTTGCGGGAACTACTCATCATGCTCGAAACCAAGTGAATGGATCGTGGGGTATTACAACAACTACCTGGTTGATAATCACAGCTGTATCGATGTGGGCGTGCAAATGAGTGGTGCTCGGCTGAGTGAGAAGTCTCGAGCCGCAGACGACATGATCGCTCGCTTCTCTCGATGGAAAGGCAGGAAAGCGCGGTCCATCGCTACCGATGCGAGTTATGGCAATGGTGAGTTTGTGCAGCGATTAATGGACCGGTAGATCACGCCTTACATGCCCACCATGGATGCTGTTGGTTCGGCAGCTGTAAGGCTGCACAATTTTCTTTCGGCCTCAGGCAAATGAGGCCGCAATTCGCTTGACACCACAAGTTCTATTCAACTAATGTCGCGGCGCTGCCATTGGACGCTTCAGGCGACCGCCGAACGACCCGGGCCCTTAACTCAAAACGGAACTAACCAGTTTCTTCGAGGAGCCCTCATGAAGATCTTCATTGGAATACACCGACTTCTGGGCATAGCCAAGTTCTCCGTCCTTCTGCTTCTTCTGTGCGTTTTGGCAGGCCCGGCCCATGCGGCTGATCCGACCATCCCTTCGGGGAAGATACGCATTCACTACCATCGACCGGATGGCAACTACAGCGGTTGGACGGTCTATGCCTTTGATAACACTACGGAAGACACTGGCAACTATGGGGGCGGTCCGGTTCAAGTGACTGGCACGGACAGCTTCGGTGCGTATTTCGACGTTGGAGTGACAGCCGGCGCGCAAGAAGTTGGGATTATTATTCACAATCCGACGGCACCGGGTGGAGACCAGAAAGACACTCCAAACAACCTGTTTGTCGATCCTTCAACGGAGGGCTTCGAGTATTGGGGTTATAGCGGCATCGGCAAACTGTATAAGAGCCAGCCAAGCCTGACCAATCCTACCGCCCTGTTGCCCGGATATGCTCGCATCCACTACTTCCGGCCGGATGGGAATTATGCAAACTGGACCGCCTATGCCTTCAACGACACTGCGGAATATACCGGCGACTTCAACAGCGGACTGACTGGAGTGACCAACTTTGACTCCTATGGTGCGTACTTTGACATAAGCCTGATTCCGAATCCGAAGGATCTTGGATTCATCATCCACAACATTTCCACGGGGGTGAAGGATCCCGGGCCTGACATGCATCTGGATGTCGCCACCAATACCCAGGCGTGGGTAATTTCTGGTAACGCGACAGTCTTCCCTACAACGCCGACTCCGACCCAGATCCTGAATAGTTTGTTGAACGTGGAGCAGGCTTACTGGCTCGATCGCCAACGAGTGGCCATCCAGCCGCAATTTGCCCAAAGCGGAGATACCTTCGCGATCAGCTCCAGCCTTACCGGCGGGTTATCCGTAACTCCCACTGGCGTCACTGGAGGCAACAGTATTCCACTGACGATTAGCGGAGCCCTGACTCCAGATGAGTTGCTACGCTACCCGCAGTTGAGTGGCTACACCGTCCTCCAGCTACCGGAGAATACGCAGGTTTCGGTCCTACAGACGGCTCTGAAGGGACAGCTCGCTTTTTCGGCAGTCGGATCGAACGGAATGCTGCAGTATGCCACTGGGATGCAGTTCGCCGGCGTTCTGGATGATCTTTATTACTACCCAGGCAGACTTGGCGTCGTCTTCCACCATTGGGATGACAAAGACTGGCGTGACTGGCCCGATGATGAGGACTGTGCCGTGAAGCTTAAGGTATGGGCTCCAACTGCGCAGAGTGTTTCGTTGCAGATCTTCGACCGCGAATCCGATACGGCCCCTTCGTCCGTCGTCCCGATGCATAACCATAATGGTGTATGGGTAGCATGCGGGGATTCCAGTTGGAAAGATAAGTACTATCTCTACAGCGTGAATGTCTGGGTGTCAGCCGACGGTGCGGTGGACACAAACGTAACCAGCGATCCTTATTCCATCGACATCGGATTGAATGGAACCAAGAGCAGAGTTACCGATCTTGCCTCCAGTGAGACGAAGCCTGCAGGCTGGGACGAGGAGACTTCGCCTGCGCTGAGAAGCTTCAGCGACGTGAGCGTGTATGAGCTGCACATTCGCGACTTCAGCGTGAACGATCTCACCGTTCCATCGGCTCATCGCGGCTTCTACGAGGCCTTCGAAGACCAAGACTCCGACGGCATGAAGCATCTTCGCTCTTTGGCTTCCAGTGGGCTAAAGGCAGTTCATATCCTGCCTTCCTTCCACTTCGCGAGTGTGAATGAAGACAAATCCCAATGGATCATTCCCTCTGGTCTTGCGGCATATCCGCCAGACGGGGAGCAGCAGCAGGCGGCCGTCGCAGCCAGTCAGACCAGTCCTGCGTATAACTGGGGTTACGATCCCGTGCACTATATGACGCCGGAGGGCAGCTACGCGATAAATCCCGATGACCGCGTGCGCGAATATCGAGGAATGGTACATGGGCTTCACAAGGCAGGACTGCGTGTGGTCCAAGATGTGGTATTCAACCACACGAACGCCAGCGGCGAAGGTCCCAACTCCAATCTCGACGAGGTAGTGCCCAATTACTATCACCGCCTTGATGCGAATGGAAACCTTGAAACAGGTTCGTGCTGTCCGGATACAGCGAGCGAACACCGCATGATGGAAAAGCTAATCATCGACACCCTCGTGCTCAACGCGAGGGACTATAAGATCGATGGCTTTCGTTTCGACATCTTGAGCTTCATGTTTACCTACAATATTAAAAACATTCAGAAAGCTCTGTATTCGCTCACTCCCGAAAAAGACGGTGTGGATGGATCCAAGATCTACTTGTATGGAGAGGGTTTCAACTTTGGAGACACTGCGAACAATCAAATAGGGCCAAATGCCTCGCAGATTAACCTCTACGGTTTTGGCGTTGGCACCTTCAACGACCGCATCCGCGATGGCATTCACGGTGGTAGTCCGTTCACCGATGAGCGGGTACAAGGATTTGCCACAGGACTCTTCACCGATCCAAGCGATTACACCAATGCGAACCCTCCATCGAACGGTCAGCAAAACCAATTGCTCCAATACTCCGATTGGATCGACGTAGGACTTGCAGGAAACCTGCGCGACTACAGCTTTATCGACAGTGCAGGGACGACAGTAACCGGAGCTCAGGTGAACTACAACGGACAACCGACGGGATACACCAAGAGTCCGTTTGAGGCCGTGAACTATGCCTCTGTCCACGACAATCAGGATCTCTTCGATCAGGTGCAGCTAAAGTCGAGCTTCAAAGATAGCATTGCGACTCGCGCCCGCAGGCAAGTGATGGGCATGAGCCTGGTTTCTCTGGGGGAGGGGGTTCCTTTCTTCCAGGCCGGTGACGATCTCCTGCGCTCGAAGGACATGGACCAGAACAGCTATAACTCCGGAGACTGGTTTAACAAGATCGACTGGAGTGGCAAGACAGCAAACTGGGGGATCGGTTTGCCCATTGCAAGTCAGAACCAGCCCCAGTGGCCGATCATGATGCCGCTGCTTAGTGATCCTGCTTACACGCCGCTTCCCGCGAATATTGCATATACTGAGACGGCTTTCGATGAACTGTTGAATATCCGCTACAGCTCAGAGTTGTTCCGTATGGCGACGTTTGAGGAAGTGCAGCGGAATCTTACCTTTCTGAACACGGGGCCAAACCAAACGCCGGGACTGATCGTAATGAAGCTGGATGCGAATGGCGGCAACTACGGAATCTACAAACACATCGTGGTAGTCTTCAACGCAACCAATGAGTCAGCAACTTTTACCAATAGTCGGCTCGAAGGATTGCCTCTGCATCTGCACCCGGTGCAGCGAAAATCAAGCGACCCAGTAACGAGGCAATCCACCTTTAACTCAAAAGAAGGCACTGCTACAGTCCCTGGGCTCACAACAGCGGTCTTTGTGGCCGAAACCGAATAGGAACCGATGGCTAAACTGGCGACGGTCTGAAACTAACTACATAATCTGGATCTTTTCAGACTATTATTTGCCTCTTGAAAAGGTGCATGCAACGCGAATAAATTTCCTGATTAGTTACTCGATAAATTCGACCTGGCTCTCACAATGTGCGCTCATTCATCCTGAGTCACGATAAATTTCGGAAGATGCTCGCAGGTATTCACGGATTCGTACCTACGCGCCCTTGTGTTCACTGGAAATACTGAGCATCTCAATGAGTGACTTGGCCGCCGTGCCGCAAAATGCGTCTCTCGTTCGTCGGCCATCCGGAAACTAACAATCCGACTCTCGATAAGCAACAAATCGCCAAAGCGCTCATCGAGACAAAATAGATACCGGAAGGCAATTACTCCGAAGCACTGCAGAAACTTCGACGGTTCGATCCGGTCTCTGGCCACCACCACCATTACACACCTCTATATATCTCCGTCGCCAGAGCCTGAGTAACCAATCTCAGCGTCCCGGGACGCCGCGGAAAAACAATGCTACCTAGCGGCACACGATAGCATCGCGATTCCCTCCAGCACCCTCACTGCATATCCGCCCACGCGGACATTGTGGACGCGGTCCGCGTTTTTTGCTTGCACAGACGAAAATCTCGCTTGGCCGGTTGGCTTCAATGCCCTGGCGGATCAACACCGTCTCTTCCGGTTTGGTCACGCCGTACTCGACCGTCCACGCGGCAGTGCAGC
Coding sequences within:
- a CDS encoding LIC_13387 family protein, giving the protein MVAKILMVLSAGICLTLGVFHLVYTFRGPLLTPRDPALQISMSQVAPVITNETTMWRCWIGFNASHSMGLILFGLVFGFLASAHGELLFHSLFLLVVGLAMLGGFVVLCKLYFFSAPLRSISISLACYVASIAVSRASIMRS
- a CDS encoding nuclear transport factor 2 family protein; this translates as MQTDRELLASAYKHFNARDIDAVLNLMHRDVDWPNLMENCRARGHAEVRDYWTRQWAIFDPHVEPTGFTPEPDDRTTVHVHQVVRDLTGKVLVDQMVQHVYLVQDGLIRSMEVRDSERS
- a CDS encoding zf-HC2 domain-containing protein, producing the protein MTSLSCQKCQSSFSAYLDGDVSGKQMQKIAKHLEDCADCRQDFASLRATQRVLSSVGQAKAPADLGLRLRLAISHEHSKRKSSWIDTVSLKWENAFRPLLLQVSAGFAGTVALVGGIAVLLGLFAAPEPVMANDEPLGAMTSPHYLYSSVNPHAILTDHDGVIVVEASVNSAGKVYDYRIVSGPESPAVQSQVVDQLLTSVFQPASVFGAPVRGRVVLTFSGISVRG
- a CDS encoding RNA polymerase sigma factor, with product MQAGTIVGNLASAIGITTEDVALVADLKAGSEEAFAVLIAQYHQPLYSLIARSLNDPADAADITQEVFIKVFRSIRGFHGGSSLRTWLYRIALHEASNQRRWWSRHKKQEITIDSSFEADPDAENNHLSLAATLADRSDSPFDHAAQAEVRERVEAALRQIPEAFRTVVILREIEGFAYEEIAEILNVNLGTVKSRLTRGRSALRTILNADGIVPAASSESFPASQESKQQMVTR
- a CDS encoding tyrosine-type recombinase/integrase, which encodes MSVLFNHAIRREFLPQGTNPITMVRQSGKRMRTPDILEVHELVAGGLVRPAFASDRAMVLLDTVTGLRRSELIGLKWLDVNFEDLELSVTRSVYRQRVGRCKAEISRKPVPLDPWVAEELLTWKLAAPYNQSKDWVFASTRKKGKQPYSPDSLLKRSIRPAAERVKIAKHIGWHTFRRTFTTLLKANGEDVKVVQELLRQATVKMTLEVYA
- a CDS encoding FtsX-like permease family protein, translated to MKYSSLRVVPGPGMFEPYTQEVWPSMALMHVVLRTKADPVSAIGAARHIIQDLDAGIPLAEVSTLTAITQRSMATNMFSMLVVGFFGALALVLAAVGIYGIIAYSASQRTREIAIRIALGAQRGDVFGMVLGQGLRLAALGILFGVLNALLVGRVLAESLYGVSASDPLTLGCVALLIIVVALAASFLPARRAAATAPMEALRGD
- the hrpB gene encoding ATP-dependent helicase HrpB — encoded protein: MSLRPVLPIDAILPEILASLNCTSNLVIEAPPGAGKTTRVPPAMLDLVHGEIIVLEPRRIAARMAARRVASEIGEAVGETIGYQVRFEEKMGPRTRLRFVTEGILIRRLLTDATLKGIDAVILDEFHERHQESDLALALLKRLQRTRPELRLIVMSATLDATPIAQYLGDCPTLRSEGRLFPLSVRHLPYSPAPLHAQVKDAVQMLLAEQHSGNILLFLPGIAEIRRAARECEALARQAGLVVLPLHGDLSPAEQDRAVLPSVERKLILATNVAESSVTVEGVNAVIDSGLARMSTYSSWTGLPTLQISRISKASSVQRAGRAGRTGPGQVLRLYPQEDFLLRPEHDLPEIERADLSQLLLTLRAMKIEHPDDLDWLDAPPAEAVQVSESLLDRIGATGEMVQRLVRFPLHPRLSRIVVEALDRGVGYDGCRAVAMLSIGLRSDKNDLLAALDQPPDHQLREHTSQLTRLAHAPKQARHNENELLLSLLSGFPDRVARRRTGNQLLLSTGISAELIGHPPASEFLLAIEAEDRKENSLPLIRLVSRVEPEWLLELFPDHINETSSLEWNRGTERVERVRALLYDKLVLEESRGNAPESEAADLLARKVLESGIENFVDKDALEQLRARIAFAGLDETRADQTVRDLCVGLHSLRDFREAAKNFIVLLQQQPDARLLEKLAPSSVKLPSGRYTKIHYEHGRPPWIASRLQDFFGMHDTPRVGPQSTPLVIHLLAPNHRAVQTTTDLSGFWQRLYPQVRRELMRRYPRHAWPEQPGIFK
- the pulA gene encoding pullulanase-type alpha-1,6-glucosidase; translation: MKIFIGIHRLLGIAKFSVLLLLLCVLAGPAHAADPTIPSGKIRIHYHRPDGNYSGWTVYAFDNTTEDTGNYGGGPVQVTGTDSFGAYFDVGVTAGAQEVGIIIHNPTAPGGDQKDTPNNLFVDPSTEGFEYWGYSGIGKLYKSQPSLTNPTALLPGYARIHYFRPDGNYANWTAYAFNDTAEYTGDFNSGLTGVTNFDSYGAYFDISLIPNPKDLGFIIHNISTGVKDPGPDMHLDVATNTQAWVISGNATVFPTTPTPTQILNSLLNVEQAYWLDRQRVAIQPQFAQSGDTFAISSSLTGGLSVTPTGVTGGNSIPLTISGALTPDELLRYPQLSGYTVLQLPENTQVSVLQTALKGQLAFSAVGSNGMLQYATGMQFAGVLDDLYYYPGRLGVVFHHWDDKDWRDWPDDEDCAVKLKVWAPTAQSVSLQIFDRESDTAPSSVVPMHNHNGVWVACGDSSWKDKYYLYSVNVWVSADGAVDTNVTSDPYSIDIGLNGTKSRVTDLASSETKPAGWDEETSPALRSFSDVSVYELHIRDFSVNDLTVPSAHRGFYEAFEDQDSDGMKHLRSLASSGLKAVHILPSFHFASVNEDKSQWIIPSGLAAYPPDGEQQQAAVAASQTSPAYNWGYDPVHYMTPEGSYAINPDDRVREYRGMVHGLHKAGLRVVQDVVFNHTNASGEGPNSNLDEVVPNYYHRLDANGNLETGSCCPDTASEHRMMEKLIIDTLVLNARDYKIDGFRFDILSFMFTYNIKNIQKALYSLTPEKDGVDGSKIYLYGEGFNFGDTANNQIGPNASQINLYGFGVGTFNDRIRDGIHGGSPFTDERVQGFATGLFTDPSDYTNANPPSNGQQNQLLQYSDWIDVGLAGNLRDYSFIDSAGTTVTGAQVNYNGQPTGYTKSPFEAVNYASVHDNQDLFDQVQLKSSFKDSIATRARRQVMGMSLVSLGEGVPFFQAGDDLLRSKDMDQNSYNSGDWFNKIDWSGKTANWGIGLPIASQNQPQWPIMMPLLSDPAYTPLPANIAYTETAFDELLNIRYSSELFRMATFEEVQRNLTFLNTGPNQTPGLIVMKLDANGGNYGIYKHIVVVFNATNESATFTNSRLEGLPLHLHPVQRKSSDPVTRQSTFNSKEGTATVPGLTTAVFVAETE